The stretch of DNA ACAGATTACGATGACAACCCCCTCAAATATCTGGCGCGTTATATCGGCCAGCGAGAACGCTAACCACTCTGTCTGATACATTATGAATATTTTGCAGAAGATAAAAAGTCCCAAAGACATAAAAGCTCTCTCGCAGGAAGACCTGCTCGAACTTGCCGTTGAACTCAGACAGGCGATAATCGGCTCGGTTTGCGAAACAGGCGGACACCTCGCCTCAAATCTTGGCACAGTCGAACTAACCGTCGCCCTTCATAATGTCTATGACACACCTCATGATAGAATCATTTGGGATGTCTCGCATCAGACCTACAGCCATAAAGCCTTGACCGGACGCCTCGACCGACTTCACACCCTTCGCCAGTATCATGGCCTTGCCGGTTATACCAAACGAAGCGAGTCTGAATACGATCACTTCGGAGCGGGACACGCCTCGACCTCGATTTCTGCCGCCCTCGGTTTTGCGGCGGCCCGCGATATGGCCAACTCAGATCATAAAGTTATCGCTGTCATTGGCGATGGTTCAATGACCGGCGGGCTGGCTTTCGAAGGTATGAATAATGCTGGCTCGCTAAAAAAAAATCTGCTGGTTATTCTCAATGACAACACCTGGTCGATCTCAAAAAATGTCGGAGCAATCTCTAAATATATGACCGGCATCATGGCCGATGAAAAGATGATCAAGCTCCGCAACGAAGTCTGGGAGCTTACTGGCAAATTCAAACGACGTGACAAAATTCGTGAGACAATCCGAGGCATCGAAAACTCAATCAAAGGCCTGCTTGTGCCGGGAATGCTTTTTGAAAAGCTTGGGTTCCGATATTTCGGACCAATCGACGGGCATGACCTGCCTCTATTGATTAAGACGTTAAAAGACCTCAAACAAATCCCCGGCCCGGTTATGCTTCATATTGCCACAGTGAAAGGCAAAGGGTATCTGCCCGCCGAAGCGGATGCCTTCAAATATCACGGGGTCAGCAAGTTTGACAAAATAACCGGCACAATGGCCAAAGGCGCTCCGAGCGCGCCGTCGTACACCAAGATTTTTGGCGACACGATGGTCGAGTTGGCCGCTAAGAATGAAAAAGTGGTCGCCATCACAGCCGCCATGTCCAGCGGCACTGGCCTTGTCGAGTTCAGCGAAAAATACCCCGAACGGTTTTACGATGTAGGTATCGCCGAAGCCCATGCCGCATGTTTTGCCGCCGGATTGGCCGCTGAAGGCATACGCCCGTATGTGGCGATCTATTCCACTTTCCTTCAACGCGCCTACGACCAGATAATCCATGACATGGCGATTCAGAATCTGCCAGTTACTATCTGTATGGATCGCGCCGGACTGGTCGGAAACGATGGCCCGACCCACCACGGAATGTTTGACATCTCGTATTTATCCGCAGTCCCAAATTTGACTCTTGCCGCGCCCAAAGACGGCAATGAAATGCGCGCGATGCTCCACCACACAGCCGACAATGATGTTTCAGGAATCGTCGCCATTCGCTATCCCCGCGACAAC from Candidatus Zixiibacteriota bacterium encodes:
- the dxs gene encoding 1-deoxy-D-xylulose-5-phosphate synthase, whose translation is MNILQKIKSPKDIKALSQEDLLELAVELRQAIIGSVCETGGHLASNLGTVELTVALHNVYDTPHDRIIWDVSHQTYSHKALTGRLDRLHTLRQYHGLAGYTKRSESEYDHFGAGHASTSISAALGFAAARDMANSDHKVIAVIGDGSMTGGLAFEGMNNAGSLKKNLLVILNDNTWSISKNVGAISKYMTGIMADEKMIKLRNEVWELTGKFKRRDKIRETIRGIENSIKGLLVPGMLFEKLGFRYFGPIDGHDLPLLIKTLKDLKQIPGPVMLHIATVKGKGYLPAEADAFKYHGVSKFDKITGTMAKGAPSAPSYTKIFGDTMVELAAKNEKVVAITAAMSSGTGLVEFSEKYPERFYDVGIAEAHAACFAAGLAAEGIRPYVAIYSTFLQRAYDQIIHDMAIQNLPVTICMDRAGLVGNDGPTHHGMFDISYLSAVPNLTLAAPKDGNEMRAMLHHTADNDVSGIVAIRYPRDNTPTPMTAVPQKIAWGTWERLTPPSDIVVLAVGTMVTTALGFAESFRTKGIDLSVVNARFIKPFDYEMLLQIHNNAKVIFTIEEGTLRGGFGQAIAEYLLGNRYPGLFKAFGASDQFVTHGERDQLLREVGLDAVGLSEKIESYLAEHYRQTQPGFLQKLIFRRTESPKKRETVKGLSLTGTDEK